A stretch of Desulfitobacterium dichloroeliminans LMG P-21439 DNA encodes these proteins:
- a CDS encoding hydantoinase/oxoprolinase family protein translates to MRIGIGIDTGGTYTDAVIYDFDQKEILHSAKSLTTRDNLSKGIGGALDGLSKDLLKQAELVSLSTTLATNACVEEKGGRGKLIFIGADREVVDRTGKLYGLPDSREIFFVEGEVSLSGEIVKEPDWDKFVKDCKEQLKDVDAVAVVQQAGVWNHECETKAKVLIEKNYGLNTICGHELFSDLNYIKRGASALLNARLIPVIAEFLESIKYALEARGISAPVVIVRGDGSLMSERFTTVRPVETLLSGPAASVKGGVELTLEQDCLIIDMGGTTTDLAIIQDGIPVKAENGVAVGKWRTFVKAVYIDTFGLGGDSAIRYNRFGTPIELLSARVVPLCIAAATWPIVTDKLELLVKSGISSSNDAGDFFYLVKEPTNPSYYTEMEMALCQALKTEPRIPSELAAELQIKPYQLPLERLEKEGIIMRCGLTPTDIMHVKGDFDRFDRKASRLGVEYAAKYLRITADQLADLVYEKVKFTLYANILRISLAHTYPDFKSKGVPVEFDRLIRKNWDAAKTSMNKNLLNVDFSIPYTLVGIGAPIHVFLPDVAKALHTHYVIPENASVANALGAVVGNISATTVVEIHQEQDQPYIVFGKSRNYYTMDMDEALELAKTEAREVARIEALNRGAVGDIIVTLDIEGAAFPSKSLDSVVTIKVKATANGRILI, encoded by the coding sequence ATGAGAATTGGAATCGGAATTGATACCGGAGGTACCTACACCGATGCTGTTATTTATGATTTTGATCAAAAAGAGATTCTGCATTCGGCTAAGTCCTTAACAACACGCGACAACCTGTCTAAGGGTATTGGCGGAGCTCTTGACGGCCTCTCTAAGGATCTATTAAAGCAGGCGGAACTTGTTTCACTTTCGACAACCCTAGCCACCAACGCCTGCGTCGAAGAGAAAGGCGGTCGGGGTAAGCTGATTTTCATTGGAGCCGACCGAGAAGTGGTGGACCGGACAGGGAAGCTTTACGGGCTACCGGATTCCAGGGAGATATTTTTCGTTGAAGGGGAGGTCAGCCTTAGCGGAGAAATTGTGAAGGAACCAGATTGGGATAAGTTTGTTAAAGACTGCAAGGAACAGCTCAAAGATGTCGATGCAGTCGCCGTCGTCCAACAGGCAGGGGTTTGGAACCATGAGTGCGAGACAAAGGCCAAGGTATTGATTGAGAAAAACTATGGATTAAATACCATCTGCGGCCATGAGCTGTTTAGTGATCTAAATTATATCAAACGTGGAGCTAGCGCCCTGTTGAATGCCCGCCTTATCCCTGTCATTGCCGAATTCCTTGAATCTATTAAATATGCGCTGGAAGCAAGGGGTATCAGCGCCCCCGTCGTCATAGTGAGGGGTGACGGCAGCCTGATGTCCGAACGCTTCACAACCGTACGCCCGGTGGAAACCCTTTTGTCTGGTCCTGCAGCTAGTGTAAAAGGCGGTGTAGAGCTGACCTTAGAGCAGGACTGTTTGATTATCGACATGGGCGGTACGACGACTGACCTTGCCATAATCCAGGACGGTATTCCCGTTAAGGCAGAGAACGGCGTTGCTGTCGGGAAATGGCGTACTTTTGTCAAAGCAGTCTATATCGATACCTTCGGGCTCGGTGGAGACAGTGCCATTAGATATAACCGCTTCGGCACTCCCATCGAACTACTATCCGCCCGCGTGGTACCCCTGTGCATAGCTGCTGCAACATGGCCCATAGTCACCGATAAGCTTGAACTTTTGGTTAAGTCTGGAATCAGCTCAAGTAATGACGCTGGCGACTTTTTCTATCTGGTTAAGGAGCCTACTAATCCATCTTACTATACGGAAATGGAGATGGCTCTTTGCCAAGCCCTAAAGACCGAACCGCGTATTCCCTCCGAGCTCGCGGCAGAGCTCCAAATCAAGCCTTATCAGCTTCCCTTAGAAAGGTTAGAAAAGGAAGGCATCATCATGCGTTGCGGTTTAACTCCAACAGACATTATGCATGTCAAAGGTGATTTCGACCGCTTTGATCGCAAGGCTTCGCGTCTCGGCGTCGAATATGCGGCCAAGTACTTACGTATTACTGCGGATCAACTTGCCGATCTAGTGTATGAAAAGGTCAAGTTTACTTTGTATGCCAATATCCTACGAATAAGCTTAGCGCATACATACCCGGACTTTAAGAGTAAAGGAGTTCCCGTTGAATTTGACAGGCTGATCCGCAAAAACTGGGATGCTGCAAAAACGTCGATGAATAAAAATCTACTTAATGTAGATTTTTCCATCCCCTACACTCTCGTAGGAATCGGAGCACCTATTCATGTCTTCCTTCCGGATGTTGCCAAGGCTTTACATACTCACTATGTAATCCCCGAAAATGCTAGTGTGGCTAATGCCCTTGGTGCAGTCGTAGGCAATATTTCAGCAACAACCGTGGTGGAAATTCATCAAGAACAAGACCAACCTTATATCGTCTTTGGTAAATCACGCAACTACTATACTATGGATATGGACGAAGCCCTGGAGCTAGCCAAGACCGAAGCTAGAGAAGTTGCCCGGATTGAGGCTTTAAACCGAGGAGCGGTAGGAGACATCATCGTGACCCTTGATATAGAAGGTGCCGCATTTCCTTCTAAGTCTCTCGATTCTGTCGTCACTATAAAAGTAAAAGCAACAGCAAACGGACGGATCCTCATATAG
- a CDS encoding DUF6951 family protein encodes MTKVTINPGICGFITKVEASSRDGEEVTLKVASDCEAVQKMMKELGDTFDAFELCLTKPGNGPLFGFASQHFPVHAACPVIAGIIKCAEAECQLALPRNSEIIFE; translated from the coding sequence ATGACGAAAGTAACTATCAATCCCGGTATCTGCGGCTTTATTACGAAGGTTGAAGCTTCAAGCAGAGATGGAGAAGAGGTAACACTTAAAGTCGCGTCAGACTGCGAAGCTGTACAAAAGATGATGAAGGAACTGGGAGACACATTTGATGCTTTTGAGTTATGCTTGACCAAGCCTGGCAATGGGCCGTTGTTTGGATTCGCATCTCAGCATTTTCCGGTTCACGCTGCTTGCCCTGTTATTGCAGGTATTATCAAGTGCGCCGAGGCTGAATGCCAATTAGCCCTCCCTAGAAATTCCGAAATCATTTTCGAGTGA
- a CDS encoding ribonuclease J translates to MPKEHKVQIIPLGGLGEIGKNMTVIRYDNQMIVIDAGLAFPEEEMLGIDVVIPDYSYLLEHKEMVQGILVTHGHEDHIGALPYLLKDLDVPLYATRLTLGIIQSKLKEGNLNGIKTTVVQPRDTVKMGVFKVEFLSVNHSIPDAVAIAIHTPLGTIVHTGDFKVDHTPVTGEKFDVHKFSELGDRGVLCLMSDSTNVERPGFTKSERSVGHMLEEAFKGAKDRIIIASFATNVHRLQQVITAAYNTSRKVAVVGRSMINIVAIASELGYLKIPEGTLVDVDEIVNLPGNQACILTTGSQGEPMSALTRMAMSDHRRIEIQPGDTVIISANPIPGNEKSVSKTIDLLFKLGANVIYESYQGMHVSGHASQEELKLMLNMIRPQYFIPVHGEYRMLIKHAELAEQLGIARENTFVADNGTIIEFTRYGASIAGKVQAGKVLIDGLGVGDVGNIVLRDRKQLSQDGILIVVMTISRTSGAIVAGPDIVTRGFVYVRESELMLDEAKEKVRQTMTRLRENHVSEWAVLKGQVRETLSKHFYEKTRRRPMILPIIQEVE, encoded by the coding sequence TTGCCAAAAGAACATAAAGTTCAGATTATCCCATTAGGCGGTTTAGGCGAGATCGGTAAAAATATGACCGTGATTCGCTATGATAATCAAATGATCGTTATTGACGCGGGTTTAGCTTTTCCTGAAGAAGAAATGTTGGGGATTGATGTTGTTATACCAGATTACTCCTATCTCTTAGAACATAAAGAAATGGTTCAAGGAATACTAGTAACGCATGGACATGAAGATCATATTGGAGCGTTACCTTATCTGTTAAAGGATTTGGATGTCCCTCTTTATGCCACTCGTTTAACCTTAGGAATCATTCAATCGAAATTAAAAGAAGGAAATTTAAATGGTATAAAAACAACGGTCGTCCAACCTAGAGATACAGTAAAAATGGGTGTTTTTAAAGTAGAGTTTTTAAGTGTCAATCATAGCATTCCTGACGCGGTGGCCATAGCAATCCATACTCCTCTTGGAACCATAGTGCATACTGGTGATTTTAAAGTAGATCATACTCCGGTCACGGGCGAAAAATTTGATGTTCATAAATTCTCTGAACTGGGTGACAGAGGCGTTCTTTGCTTAATGTCGGATAGCACCAATGTGGAGCGCCCCGGTTTTACCAAGTCTGAACGAAGCGTTGGTCACATGCTTGAGGAAGCATTTAAAGGAGCCAAGGACCGCATCATCATTGCCAGCTTTGCTACCAATGTGCACAGACTACAGCAAGTGATTACAGCAGCCTATAATACCAGCCGTAAGGTGGCGGTCGTCGGACGAAGTATGATTAACATTGTGGCGATAGCCTCTGAATTAGGCTATCTAAAAATTCCCGAGGGCACATTGGTCGACGTGGACGAAATCGTCAACTTACCAGGCAACCAAGCCTGTATTTTAACCACCGGTAGTCAAGGCGAACCGATGTCAGCTTTAACACGTATGGCCATGAGCGACCATCGGCGTATTGAGATTCAACCGGGGGACACCGTCATCATTTCTGCTAACCCGATTCCGGGTAACGAAAAATCAGTATCAAAAACAATCGATCTCTTATTCAAATTAGGGGCCAATGTCATCTATGAATCGTATCAAGGGATGCATGTTTCAGGGCACGCTAGCCAAGAAGAACTAAAGCTCATGCTTAATATGATTCGTCCCCAATATTTCATTCCTGTTCATGGCGAATACCGTATGCTTATTAAGCATGCGGAGCTAGCTGAACAGTTGGGAATTGCGAGAGAGAATACTTTTGTTGCCGATAATGGCACGATTATCGAATTCACTCGCTATGGAGCAAGTATTGCCGGTAAGGTACAAGCAGGTAAAGTGCTCATCGATGGACTTGGGGTCGGTGATGTCGGTAATATTGTGCTGCGTGATCGCAAGCAGCTTTCTCAAGATGGAATCTTGATTGTGGTGATGACCATTAGCCGTACTTCAGGTGCAATCGTCGCAGGTCCAGATATAGTGACCCGTGGCTTTGTGTATGTGCGTGAATCAGAATTGATGCTTGACGAAGCAAAAGAAAAGGTAAGACAGACTATGACGCGCTTAAGAGAAAATCATGTTTCCGAATGGGCAGTGCTAAAAGGTCAAGTCCGTGAAACGTTGAGTAAACATTTTTATGAAAAAACACGCCGCCGTCCAATGATTCTACCCATTATTCAAGAAGTCGAGTAG
- the dapA gene encoding 4-hydroxy-tetrahydrodipicolinate synthase: MALNRIMTAMVTPFDEKMEVNYAEAERLALYLIEHGSDGIVVCGTTGESPTVTADEKLELFRVVKKAVGNKATVIAGIGSNTTEGSISLARKAEATGVDGLMAVVPYYNKPSQEGMFQHFRAIAEATSLPLMVYNIPGRTSVNLFPETVRRLSEIPNITSIKEAAGSMDQVSELKRILPGDFVVYSGDDSLTIPMLALGCSGVISVAAHVVGDEMRKMVEAWFAGDLQTALQWHLKLMPMFKGVFVTTNPVPVKYLLKKVGINAGGVKLPLVCASPKEEAFLDNLYQEIKG, translated from the coding sequence ATGGCCTTAAATAGAATTATGACGGCAATGGTCACTCCCTTTGATGAGAAAATGGAAGTTAATTATGCCGAGGCAGAGAGATTAGCTCTTTACCTCATAGAACATGGTTCTGATGGGATTGTCGTATGTGGCACCACAGGTGAATCGCCAACGGTTACGGCCGATGAGAAGCTTGAACTTTTTAGAGTGGTCAAAAAAGCAGTGGGCAATAAGGCTACAGTAATAGCCGGTATTGGTTCAAATACAACAGAAGGTAGCATCAGTCTAGCTCGTAAAGCTGAAGCTACCGGGGTTGATGGGCTTATGGCCGTTGTGCCATACTACAACAAGCCTTCTCAAGAGGGTATGTTCCAGCATTTTCGCGCTATTGCTGAAGCTACAAGCTTGCCTCTGATGGTGTACAATATTCCAGGGAGAACGTCTGTTAATCTCTTTCCAGAAACAGTGCGCAGACTCAGCGAGATTCCCAATATCACATCCATTAAGGAAGCTGCCGGTTCTATGGACCAGGTCAGTGAACTGAAGCGTATTTTACCGGGTGACTTTGTGGTCTATAGTGGGGATGATTCCTTAACCATACCCATGCTTGCCTTAGGTTGTAGCGGGGTCATTAGCGTTGCGGCACATGTTGTCGGCGATGAAATGAGGAAGATGGTAGAGGCTTGGTTCGCTGGGGACCTCCAAACTGCTCTTCAGTGGCATTTGAAGCTTATGCCCATGTTTAAAGGTGTATTTGTAACTACGAACCCCGTTCCTGTAAAATACCTACTAAAGAAAGTTGGCATCAACGCCGGTGGAGTAAAACTTCCACTCGTTTGTGCATCTCCCAAGGAGGAAGCTTTCTTAGATAACCTTTATCAAGAAATTAAAGGATAA
- the dapG gene encoding aspartate kinase: MRVLVQKFGGTSVSSAERRAQVAAKISEAVREGYSPVVVVSAIGRSGDPYATDTFINMVKGIAVESPKREMDLLMSCGEIISGVVLTSTLKDLGLDAVLLTGGQAGIITNNCFGDARIIRVEPKNILNHLEAGRIVVVAGFQGVTEDGQITTLGRGGSDTTAAALGVALDAEDIDIYTDVEGIMTADPRIVEDARILDVVTYNEICHLAHQGAKVIHPRAVEIAMQRNIPIRIKCTFSDAPGTLVTCLQPDMGVGTDITGDRTTTGIAYTPNVTQIQVPTVDIPDQLQANKQIFKGMALADISVDFISVQPEGVLFTVPDDLAEKAVKILENLGFNPSSVPGCAKVSVVGAGIAGVPGVMADLVHALSDAGVRILQSADSHTTIWVLVNKEDMILAVQALHKKFLLGT; this comes from the coding sequence GTGCGTGTTTTAGTCCAAAAGTTTGGGGGAACTTCGGTATCTAGTGCTGAACGTCGTGCTCAAGTTGCCGCAAAAATCTCTGAAGCGGTGCGGGAAGGGTATTCACCTGTGGTTGTGGTGTCTGCCATCGGGCGCAGTGGTGACCCATACGCCACAGACACCTTTATCAATATGGTAAAAGGAATCGCGGTTGAATCTCCTAAGCGAGAAATGGATTTACTCATGAGCTGTGGAGAAATTATATCCGGAGTTGTCTTGACCAGTACTTTAAAGGATTTAGGTCTCGACGCTGTCTTGTTGACCGGAGGGCAAGCGGGGATTATTACTAATAATTGTTTTGGCGATGCTCGAATTATTCGTGTAGAACCAAAGAACATTCTTAATCATTTAGAGGCAGGACGCATTGTCGTCGTCGCAGGTTTCCAAGGGGTTACGGAAGATGGTCAGATTACGACCTTAGGCCGCGGAGGAAGTGATACCACAGCCGCCGCCCTTGGGGTAGCGTTAGATGCAGAGGATATCGACATCTATACAGATGTGGAAGGGATTATGACCGCCGATCCACGCATTGTTGAAGATGCCCGTATCTTAGATGTAGTAACCTACAACGAGATTTGCCATCTCGCCCATCAGGGAGCAAAGGTAATCCATCCCCGTGCCGTTGAAATTGCTATGCAACGTAATATACCCATTAGAATTAAATGTACTTTTTCAGATGCTCCCGGTACCCTAGTTACCTGTTTGCAGCCGGATATGGGTGTCGGAACAGATATAACGGGGGATCGAACGACCACAGGAATTGCCTATACACCTAACGTAACCCAAATACAAGTACCTACTGTAGATATTCCCGATCAATTGCAAGCCAATAAACAGATATTTAAGGGCATGGCATTGGCAGATATCAGCGTAGACTTTATTAGTGTTCAACCTGAGGGTGTACTTTTTACCGTGCCAGATGATTTAGCTGAAAAGGCTGTAAAGATCCTAGAGAACTTAGGATTCAATCCCTCATCTGTACCAGGATGTGCCAAAGTATCTGTGGTTGGGGCCGGTATTGCAGGAGTACCTGGTGTCATGGCTGACTTAGTGCATGCATTATCGGATGCGGGAGTTCGTATTCTCCAATCAGCAGACTCTCATACTACAATATGGGTTCTTGTGAATAAAGAGGATATGATTTTGGCTGTGCAAGCACTCCATAAGAAGTTTCTATTAGGCACATGA
- a CDS encoding aspartate-semialdehyde dehydrogenase, translated as MPNVAIVGATGAVGQEFLKILAERNFPVGELRLLATKRSAGKKMVWQGREIEVQETTHDSFKGIDIALFAGGSSSAEYAPSAVKSGAVVIDNSSAYRLDPDVPLVVPEVNPDDVKWHKGIIANPNCSTIIMVVAMKPIFDLAGIKRVVVSTYQAVSGAGREGIEELENQVRSWANGDELKNHTFPYQIAFNVIPRIDVFQEGDYTKEEWKMVKETQKIFHVDDMAITATTVRVPILRSHSESINIETERKVAIEEVKTAFQKAQGVIVVDNPAEDQYPMPWFSSDSDEVYVGRIRQDFSIENGINLWVVGDQIRKGAATNAVQIAELLL; from the coding sequence ATGCCGAATGTTGCAATTGTTGGTGCTACAGGTGCAGTTGGACAAGAATTCTTGAAGATTCTTGCTGAGAGGAACTTCCCCGTGGGGGAATTACGCTTGTTAGCAACGAAGCGTTCTGCGGGTAAGAAGATGGTTTGGCAAGGAAGGGAGATCGAAGTTCAAGAAACAACTCATGATAGCTTCAAGGGGATTGATATAGCTTTATTTGCCGGTGGGTCATCCAGTGCGGAATATGCTCCCTCGGCAGTGAAGAGCGGAGCTGTGGTCATTGACAACAGCAGTGCCTATCGCCTTGACCCAGACGTTCCTCTTGTCGTGCCTGAGGTCAATCCAGATGATGTAAAGTGGCATAAAGGGATCATTGCTAATCCTAACTGTTCGACAATTATTATGGTCGTAGCCATGAAACCCATCTTTGATCTAGCTGGGATTAAGAGAGTAGTCGTATCTACTTATCAAGCGGTTTCTGGGGCAGGTCGTGAGGGGATCGAAGAATTGGAAAATCAAGTCCGCAGTTGGGCAAACGGAGATGAATTGAAGAATCACACCTTCCCCTATCAAATCGCTTTCAACGTCATTCCACGGATTGATGTGTTCCAAGAAGGAGATTATACCAAAGAAGAGTGGAAGATGGTCAAGGAGACCCAAAAGATATTCCATGTAGATGATATGGCGATTACAGCTACCACAGTTCGTGTGCCTATTCTAAGAAGTCATTCCGAGTCCATTAACATAGAAACAGAAAGAAAAGTAGCTATAGAGGAAGTTAAGACCGCTTTCCAGAAAGCCCAGGGTGTGATTGTGGTCGATAATCCGGCAGAAGATCAATATCCCATGCCTTGGTTTTCTTCAGATAGCGATGAAGTCTATGTAGGGCGTATTCGCCAAGACTTTTCAATCGAGAATGGGATTAACCTTTGGGTTGTCGGTGACCAGATTCGCAAAGGTGCGGCAACCAATGCCGTACAGATTGCCGAACTCTTATTATAG
- a CDS encoding dipicolinate synthase subunit B yields the protein MKLDGLKIGFAVTGSHCTLHEITGVMRKMVEEGADLTPIISYAVDTMDTRFGKAEDWKSKFEEITQKKVIQTIPDAEPIGPQKKFDCLLIAPCTGNTLAKLSNGITDTPVLMAAKAHLRNQRPLVIAISTNDGLGINARNIGTLLCTKNLFLVPFGQDSPATKANSLVAHMDMIPDTILMACEGKQIQPILVDYH from the coding sequence ATGAAATTAGACGGGTTAAAGATTGGCTTTGCAGTCACAGGCTCCCATTGCACCTTACATGAAATCACTGGGGTCATGCGTAAGATGGTCGAAGAAGGAGCGGATTTGACTCCCATCATCTCCTATGCTGTAGATACAATGGATACTCGGTTCGGCAAGGCGGAAGATTGGAAGAGCAAATTTGAAGAAATAACTCAAAAGAAAGTAATCCAAACCATTCCAGACGCGGAGCCGATAGGGCCTCAGAAAAAATTTGACTGTCTGCTGATTGCACCATGTACAGGGAATACATTGGCGAAATTAAGCAATGGAATCACAGATACTCCGGTGCTTATGGCAGCAAAGGCTCATCTTCGTAACCAGCGGCCTTTAGTGATTGCCATCTCAACGAATGACGGACTTGGTATAAACGCAAGGAATATTGGAACACTTTTATGTACAAAAAATTTATTTCTCGTTCCATTTGGGCAGGATAGCCCAGCTACAAAAGCGAATTCATTAGTGGCGCATATGGATATGATTCCAGATACAATCCTAATGGCCTGTGAAGGGAAACAAATTCAACCTATTTTAGTTGATTATCACTAA
- the dpsA gene encoding dipicolinate synthase subunit DpsA, producing MSAGLTGIRLAVIGGDDREIYMIPELQRLGAYIVGVGFEKAAPMEGVTLLSSPIEAVAKADVLLFPMYGTDERGGVKAKYSESAIVLNKEFLKEVPPHVPLFIGWARPALKSAAELLGIQVVETANLDQLAILNSIPSAEGAIQMAMEASPLTIHGSESFVLGLGRCGWTLARTLRGMGAHVTGVARKPADLARAIEMGLEAIHFSDLEDRVGKADMIFNTVPHQILDKALLEKLNKEAVIIDIASIPGGTDFEYAKVLGIKALLAPGLPGKVAPKAAGKILAQVYPQLILRHLTTSMNTSLRLRSGGDEV from the coding sequence ATGAGTGCGGGTTTAACTGGAATTCGACTAGCTGTAATTGGAGGGGATGACCGAGAAATTTATATGATCCCAGAGCTGCAAAGACTCGGTGCCTACATAGTCGGGGTCGGATTTGAAAAGGCAGCTCCGATGGAAGGAGTAACTCTACTTTCTTCACCTATAGAAGCGGTGGCGAAGGCAGATGTTTTGCTTTTTCCAATGTATGGTACTGATGAACGCGGCGGTGTCAAAGCTAAGTATTCGGAGTCAGCTATTGTGCTGAACAAGGAATTTTTGAAAGAGGTTCCACCCCATGTGCCCCTTTTTATTGGCTGGGCTCGACCCGCTTTAAAATCTGCAGCAGAGTTGTTGGGGATTCAGGTTGTGGAGACAGCGAATCTTGACCAACTTGCAATTCTTAATTCCATTCCATCGGCTGAAGGGGCCATACAAATGGCCATGGAAGCATCACCTTTGACAATCCACGGCAGTGAAAGCTTTGTGCTTGGCTTAGGAAGATGTGGATGGACACTTGCCCGGACATTAAGGGGTATGGGAGCTCATGTCACAGGAGTCGCTCGTAAACCTGCGGATTTAGCAAGGGCGATAGAAATGGGGCTGGAAGCAATTCATTTTTCTGACTTGGAAGATAGGGTCGGGAAAGCGGATATGATTTTCAACACCGTCCCCCACCAGATCCTTGACAAAGCGCTTCTAGAGAAATTGAATAAAGAAGCGGTTATTATTGACATTGCTTCTATTCCCGGCGGCACGGATTTCGAATATGCGAAGGTTTTAGGCATCAAAGCTTTGCTTGCGCCTGGTTTGCCTGGTAAGGTTGCTCCCAAAGCAGCAGGGAAAATATTAGCTCAAGTTTACCCGCAACTTATTCTTCGCCACCTGACCACAAGTATGAATACTTCTTTAAGGTTAAGAAGTGGAGGTGACGAAGTATGA
- the dapB gene encoding 4-hydroxy-tetrahydrodipicolinate reductase — protein MKKIRVFVSGAGGKMGKEVMRTILNQGDMLLVGASDARQQGKDIGEVLGVTPLGIGISGPLEAAHLREVQADVMVDFTNPQSVLKNAKCALSAGVIAVLGTTGLDEADIAEIRDLVDQTKVGAFIAPNFAIGAILMMRFAQEAARYFPNVEIIELHHDQKLDAPSGTALKTVEWISEVRKPLVQGHPNEYEKIKGSRGGDVEGIHIHSVRLPGFIAHQEVIFGGLGQALTIRHDAFSRETYMPGIMLAIRKASQLTKLVIGLENFLD, from the coding sequence TTGAAGAAAATCCGGGTTTTTGTTTCTGGAGCCGGTGGGAAAATGGGAAAAGAAGTTATGCGTACGATCCTAAATCAAGGAGATATGCTCCTTGTGGGCGCATCCGATGCGCGTCAACAAGGTAAGGATATTGGCGAGGTTCTTGGCGTTACTCCCCTAGGGATTGGAATATCTGGTCCTCTGGAAGCGGCCCATCTTCGCGAAGTTCAAGCCGATGTGATGGTAGATTTCACGAATCCCCAATCCGTTTTGAAAAATGCCAAATGTGCATTATCTGCTGGAGTGATTGCAGTTTTGGGCACAACGGGGTTGGACGAAGCCGACATTGCCGAAATCCGCGACCTTGTGGATCAAACTAAAGTCGGAGCCTTTATAGCACCGAATTTTGCGATTGGTGCGATTCTCATGATGCGCTTTGCTCAAGAAGCTGCGAGATATTTTCCAAATGTAGAAATTATCGAATTGCATCATGATCAAAAGTTGGATGCACCTTCAGGGACTGCCTTAAAAACTGTAGAGTGGATATCAGAAGTCAGAAAACCTTTAGTGCAGGGACATCCAAATGAGTACGAAAAAATTAAGGGCTCCCGGGGTGGTGATGTAGAAGGCATCCATATCCATTCGGTACGGCTGCCTGGGTTCATTGCCCACCAAGAAGTTATTTTCGGCGGCCTTGGACAAGCTTTAACCATTCGCCATGATGCATTTTCTCGGGAAACCTATATGCCAGGAATTATGTTAGCTATTCGCAAAGCAAGCCAGCTCACAAAATTAGTCATAGGACTAGAGAATTTTCTCGATTAG
- a CDS encoding YlmC/YmxH family sporulation protein translates to MLLSDLAGKEIINLHDGSKLGLVGDADLAIAASGSIEAIILTSRSGFSGFWGNPNDRDRDLLVIPWESIKKVGAEVIIVDMSSRTERMNKYSV, encoded by the coding sequence ATGCTACTAAGCGACTTAGCGGGAAAAGAAATTATCAATCTGCATGATGGTTCAAAACTTGGTTTGGTGGGAGATGCAGATTTAGCTATAGCAGCAAGTGGTTCCATTGAAGCCATTATCCTGACCTCCCGTTCAGGGTTTTCTGGTTTTTGGGGAAACCCCAACGATCGGGATCGAGATTTGCTCGTAATCCCTTGGGAATCCATTAAAAAAGTGGGTGCAGAGGTTATCATTGTGGATATGAGTAGTAGAACAGAGCGAATGAACAAATATTCTGTTTGA
- the dut gene encoding dUTP diphosphatase: protein MSSITVKITSVRKNKPLNVPKYATPGAAGVDLRAALSEELVVEHGQIVTIPTGIAIELPHGGVGAFVFARSGLASKYGLALANGVGVIDSDYRGEIQVAVINQGKDSFKVKDGDRIAQMVFLPVFIGNFEVVEQLDESSRGSGGFGSTGVSG from the coding sequence TTGAGTTCAATTACTGTGAAAATCACCAGCGTGAGAAAGAATAAGCCGCTGAATGTCCCCAAATACGCAACACCAGGAGCAGCGGGGGTTGACCTTCGGGCCGCATTAAGCGAGGAACTTGTTGTCGAGCATGGACAGATTGTAACGATACCGACCGGGATAGCGATTGAGCTTCCCCATGGGGGAGTCGGAGCCTTTGTTTTTGCTCGCAGCGGGCTTGCCTCCAAATACGGTTTAGCCTTAGCTAATGGGGTGGGTGTTATTGATTCAGACTATCGGGGTGAGATTCAGGTCGCAGTGATTAATCAGGGTAAAGATTCCTTTAAGGTGAAGGATGGGGATCGTATTGCTCAAATGGTTTTTCTGCCTGTGTTTATTGGAAATTTTGAGGTGGTAGAGCAGTTAGATGAATCCTCGCGGGGAAGCGGAGGATTTGGTTCGACTGGTGTTTCCGGTTAA